From the genome of Carassius auratus strain Wakin unplaced genomic scaffold, ASM336829v1 scaf_tig00024766, whole genome shotgun sequence:
agttctatGAGTTTGGCGCtgtattttgtaataaaactGAATCTACAGCAAATTGCTTCtaatttgaaagtaaaaaaagaaattgtgcACAGCGCTTTTACAAGCTATTTAATAGAGAAGCGAGGAAAAGAGGGTAAACTCAAACGAAATAAACTGTTTTGggcttttttttacatgaaataaatgtttttgtttttacacagaCAGTAAAGTAGTGTAAAAAGTAACTGTTGAGTACCGGCACCAAATCTCAGGCACAGATACCGGTAACATACCGGTAACATGTAAACGGTACCCAACCCTAAAATCACATGTCTAACCGATATACTGACTGCTTACCAGTTTCTGTGACGCGACGCTTGCGCTTGACTGTCTTTACTGAGGTAGAGGGTTCTTCATCTTCTTTCTGTAAACCGTCTGGAGATCACAACAGTTAAAGTTAAATCACGTGCCAAAACTGTCTGTTGATGAGATGATAAATCAACAGACATATTCTACCATCACGTGTCTAACCGATCTTCTGACTGCTTACCAGTTTCTGTGACGCGACGCTTGCGCTCGACTGTCTTTACTGAGGTAGAGGGTTCATCATCTTTCTCTGAAGCATCTAGAGATCACAACAGTACAAGTCAAATCACGTGCCAAAACTGTCTGTTTAGAAGCAAAAATGGTTTCTTACGAtcacaacaaacacacaatttCTTTCTAAGCAAAGGTGATGCTGTAAATCAGTCAATGAGTATCAAAACAGTTTTATATCTAAAGCAGGTGCTCAATCCTTGAGATGATTTAACAGATGACAGATCTTCTAATCGTGATAACTGATCTTTGCTTTGGTTCTTCACACAAATTTGTGGAtttgatataatatatatgtggATAAAGTTGTTTGAGACTGCTGCACGTTCATCTGTTCAGGGGAAAGGGcagatatattgatatattgatgaaatgtttgtaaccaaaccaTTGACTTCTGTAGAGAGTTACAGGTAATAATAGTCTATTGGTGAATATGAATTACCTGGACTTTAGAGgggtttttaaaagcattttccaCAACGTCCGTTGTATTTATTCTCCTAATTATTCAGTGGTTCCCCAAAATgatttggttacaaacattctttaaaatatttagtgtTCAACTGAACAAAGAAATTCATGCAGGTTTGGGACTCGAGGGTGAGGACATGAcagcagaatttacatttttggttgaacgaTCACTTTGAAGTTAAGACAGAGTCGAATATGTTTTACTCCAGGACTCTATGGTTGTGGATTGTTTCTTGCAGATTTTAAATCAGCGACCGGTTGAATATGGCCTCTAAACTAACCAACAGATCCTTCAGTGCTGACCTGCTTCTGTGGTTCTGCATTCATGCTCTCGCAGGCCTCTGGAAGCAGGGCTTCTGTCATTCTCAGTCTCTGTGAAGCACATGATTAAAGATGTCaaatacaaaacaacataaaaacagatataatacatttaatataatcacTGTAGTGTGAAAATCCAGATAAGTTTTACTCACCCTCTGTACTAAATGTAATCTCTTCCAAAGATTTTCCTTTGTAACAATCAGATCCCTTTTCTAGAGACAGAAGCAGCTTGCTAACTTTAGCGAGTTGGATTGTATTCTCGGACAGTCTGTAATACTCGCGGTGCACTCTAATGTCGTGTCCCAGGAATTTGGCCAATTGGTCGAGttcattgttttttaaattcatgATCTGACTCAGAGTTGCTATTTGTTTCCTTAATTTGGTCGATGTAAGGCTCCTGGGGTCTTTTGCGCCACACGTTTTGGAAAACTTCCTCAAACAGTCTGATCCACGGATGTGCGTTAAAGCCCCCAGTCTTGCAAAGACGTAAGGATTGGCTTCATCGATGCCCACTGTGCTCCTGCTTTCATTCAGCAGGTCCATGGACTCCAGCATGTCCTTGGTCAGCAGGACAGGCACTTTCTTACCTCTCTTCCCTCGGATCTCTAATCGAGTCAGCTCATTGCACAGCTCCCGCTCTAATTTAGTCAGAGATTTGACCACATCTTCATTAGGAGGCTTCACGTTTCGATTCACGTATGATGCAAGGAGCAGTTTGGATGCCTCACCTTCACGTCTCCGATTAAAAAGAATGATTTGACAGAGTAACGTCTCAGCCAAGATTTTCCACTCGGCGCCATTCACGTTCTCTTTGAGTTGTTTGAGACCTGCTCCACACTCTTGAGATGCTTCTGTAGAGCCACAACATCTTCTGTGAGAGGGATGGTGTCTCCCTTGTTCCACTTGCTCTGCTGCAAGGTGTTGAGGGCTTGACTCGAAATGTTGGTACGCCAATGACTGTCAATGAGCTTGATGAAGTTTTTCAGCTTCTTCTCAGTGTCTCTGTCCCCTGCCATTAAACTCTGTCCCAAACTAAGCTGACAGGCTTTCTTCAGCGAGTATCCGATCTTCAGAGCGAGGGACGGGGGTTTTAAACGTATTTAAATCTGGTTGATAGCTGCTGACTTCTTTACAAGCGGCGATGGCTAGGAGAAAGTTCTCAGGGTTACAGAGATCTGTAAGGTTACTCACTTCTCTGGATCTGGACTTCACTTCAATCATAAACCTGGCCAGCTCTCTCAtcttttgaatgatatactgATGCTGTGACTTATCATGACCGCACTTTGTATAAAGTGATTCACCGTAGAGACAGATCAAACTGTCCTTCATGATTGTTCTGAGATTTCATCTTGTCTCATAGCTTGTAGGAGGGAGCTGATGCCAGCAGAGCACTGTGCAGGTGTTGGTATCAGACAGACTGCAGCAGATCTCACTCGCTCTCCTCTGCTTCTCTTCACATCCCGCTGTCCTCGACACGTCTTAGAGTGTTTCCACAGGTCTTTCTTCATGAAGAAGGCCAGACAATCCGGGCAGGGAAGGAACTCAGAAATGTCTGCATCTTCAGTTGGTTGTCTCCAGGTAATGATCTCTCCACGTCCGGTTTCCAAGACTTTGATGTTATGATAATAATTACCCTGGTTCCGGAGCTGTTCCAGAAGAATCCTGCGTTCCTTTGAACGTTTAGGAAAACTAAAGGCTTTAGCAACTTCTGTTTCATTGGAATGACTTCTTTCAAGATGTCTAGCAAGCTTGCTTTGTGCCTTTTCACAGAAGACACAGTACTGTTTTTTGTTCCACCTTCGTTTGCCTTTAGGATCTCGCTGACTTGTTTTGATTGTCATTTTTCTTGGACTTTTTTGCTTAGCCTTCTTTCTTGGAGTTTTTTGCTTTGCCTTCTTGACTTCTTCAGATGTATTAAATATTGTGTCTTTTACAGTCTTTCGAATGGTCTGTTCAAGCTGGGACTCTTCTGAATCGAGGTCTTCATCATCAGTAGACTCCTCCACTGAAGGAACAAAGACTGAGCCTTCGCTCTCATCCAGATCACTCCAGTCCTTGTTGACCTGGTTCgattgctcctgttaacaaacgcAATTTAGACATTCACAATACAGTTATTTAGGAAAGACCACaatggttaaaaatatatattggttaaaaaataataaaatcactgCATAGTTTATATGTTTCCCCAAAGACAAAAACACTATCAACCCAAAGAAGAATGAAATGGGGTC
Proteins encoded in this window:
- the LOC113078238 gene encoding uncharacterized protein LOC113078238; translation: MEEQSNQVNKDWSDLDESEGSVFVPSVEESTDDEDLDSEESQLEQTIRKTAQSKLARHLERSHSNETEVAKAFSFPKRSKERRILLEQLRNQGNYYHNIKVLETGRGEIITWRQPTEDADISEFLPCPDCLAFFMKKDLWKHSKTCRGQRDVKRSRGERIGYSLKKACQLSLGQSLMAGDRDTEKKLKNFIKLIDSHWQASQECGAGLKQLKENVNGAEWKILAETLLCQIILFNRRREGEASKLLLASYVNRNVKPPNEDVVKSLTKLERELCNELTRLEIRGKRGKKVPVLLTKDMLESMDLLNESRSTVGIDEANPYVFARLGALTHIRGSDCLRKFSKTCGAKDPRSLTSTKLRKQIATLSQIMNLKNNELDQLAKFLGHDIRVHREYYRLSENTIQLAKVSKLLLSLEKGSDCYKGKSLEEITFSTEETENDRSPASRGLREHECRTTEADASEKDDEPSTSVKTVERKRRVTETDGLQKEDEEPSTSVKTVKRKRRVTETGKQSVYRLDM